A stretch of the Aspergillus puulaauensis MK2 DNA, chromosome 6, nearly complete sequence genome encodes the following:
- a CDS encoding NAD-dependent succinate-semialdehyde dehydrogenase (COG:C;~EggNog:ENOG410PKZ0;~InterPro:IPR015590,IPR016161,IPR016162,IPR016163;~PFAM:PF00171;~go_function: GO:0016491 - oxidoreductase activity [Evidence IEA];~go_function: GO:0016620 - oxidoreductase activity, acting on the aldehyde or oxo group of donors, NAD or NADP as acceptor [Evidence IEA];~go_process: GO:0055114 - oxidation-reduction process [Evidence IEA]): protein MSRTLPFTLDTPSLLHEASLLNGNWVQSKSGQVFEIEDPGTNKPFARCPTNTTTDVDGHIQSSHSAFQTYRHTNPRTRAKQLLEWHNLIAASKSDIAKLIVYETGKPTAEALGEVEYALGFAWWFAGEAERVRGSIAQPSISDRRTFVVKQPIGVCVALVPWNFPVAMIIRKVSAALAAGCTVVIKPSPETPLSVLALGDLALKAGIPAGVVNVLTTDNVHTPAVSEALCKHPLVRKVTFTGSTGVGELIARHCSVGLKKVTLELGGNCPFLVFDDADLEQAVAALMVLKWRTAGQACTHANRVYVQAGVYEKFLGMVVEATKRLRVGHGAGEGTTMGALTTQRGIEKLERHVEDAVKKGGQVVLGGRRLDVDGLGGNFFQPTVISGMSADMLTTKEEIFGPLLGLYRFETEDEAVRMANDTSMGLASYFFTRDVSRTWRLLESLEAGMIGMNTGNSSAAESPFGGIKASGYGKEAGKDVAIEEYLIAKTGTLTVAASKL from the exons ATGTCGAGAACTCTACCCTTCACG CTGGACACCCCATCCCTCCTCCACGAGGCATCCCTCCTCAATGGAAACTGGGTACAGTCCAAATCCGGGCAGGTCTTCGAAATCGAAG ACCCCGGCACAAACAAACCCTTCGCCAGGTGCCCAacaaacaccaccaccgacgtAGACGGCCACATCCAATCCTCACACAGCGCATTCCAAACCTACCGGCACACCAATCCACGCACCCGCGCAAAACAGCTCCTAGAATGGCACAACCTCATCGCAGCCTCCAAATCCGACATCGCCAAACTCATCGTCTACGAAACCGGCAAACCCACAGCCGAAGCCCTCGGCGAAGTCGAATACGCACTCGGGTTCGCGTGGTGGTTCGCCGGCGAAGCAGAGCGCGTACGCGGGTCCATCGCGCAGCCCTCGATCTCTGATCGGCGCACGTTCGTCGTGAAACAGCCCATCGGGGTGTGTGTGGCTCTTGTGCCCTGGAATTTCCCCGTCGCGATGATTATAAGGAAGGTGtctgcggcgctggcggccGGGTGTACGGTTGTGATTAAACCGTCGCCGGAGACGCCGCTGAGTGTTCTTGCCCTGGGCGATTTGGCGCTGAAGGCTGGGATTCCTGCTGGGGTTGTGAATGTGCTTACGACGGATAATGTACATACGCCTGCTGTGAGTGAGGCGCTTTGTAAACATCCGTTGGTGAGGAAGGTTACCTTCACGGGGAGTACGGGGGTGGGCGAGCTGATTGCGCGGCATTGCAGTGTGGGATTGAAGAAGGTGACCCTGGAACTTGGCGGGAATTGTCCGTTTTTGGTTTTTGATGATGCGGATTTGGAGCAGGCTGTTGCGGCGCTTATGGTGTTGAAGTGGAGGACGGCGGGGCAGGCTTGTACGCATGCGAATCGTGTTTATGTGCAGGCTGGGGTGTATGAAAAGTTCCTTGggatggttgttgaggcgacgaagaggttgagggtTGGGCATGGGGCTGGTGAGGGGACGACGATGGGGGCGTTGACCACGCAGAGGGGgattgagaagctggagaggcaTGTTGAGGATGCAGTTAAGAAGGGGGGTCAGGTTGTACTGGGGGGTAGGAGgttggatgtggatgggCTTGGAGGGAACTTCTTCCAGCCTACAGTCATCTCGGGCATGTCGGCGGATATGCTGACCACCAAAGAGGAGATCTTTGGCCCACTGCTTGGTTTGTACCGCTTTGAGACTGAAGATGAGGCCGTTCGTATGGCGAATGATACCAGCATGGGGCTGGCTTCGTACTTCTTTACACGCGATGTCAGTCGGACGTGGCGGTTGCTGGAGAGCCTGGAGGCCGGCATGATTGGCATGAACACGG GAAATTCGTCCGCAGCAGAGTCTCCATTCGGAGGCATCAAGGCATCTGGATACGGCAAAGAAGCTGGCAAGGACGTGGCCATTGAGGAGTATCTGATTGCCAAAACAGGCACTCTGACCGTGGCAGCTTCGAAGTTGTAG
- a CDS encoding amine oxidase (COG:Q;~EggNog:ENOG410PHGJ;~InterPro:IPR015798,IPR016182,IPR036460,IPR000269, IPR015800;~PFAM:PF01179,PF02727;~go_function: GO:0005507 - copper ion binding [Evidence IEA];~go_function: GO:0008131 - primary amine oxidase activity [Evidence IEA];~go_function: GO:0048038 - quinone binding [Evidence IEA];~go_process: GO:0009308 - amine metabolic process [Evidence IEA];~go_process: GO:0055114 - oxidation-reduction process [Evidence IEA]), whose product MSPMHPLDPLSPAEITRVAAIVRAHFPGEAPAFRFITLKEPAKQEMLPFLESEHKGLPATTRPARLSRVQVVLRGENGANKLIELQVDLDSKQVVKSEHLVGRHSYIDPEYMKLVESACLADSRVQEEIKKLKLPASSTVVVEPWAYGTDGVNDMSERVSMCWFYLRLLDNPDANYYAYPLDLCAEVSEQLKVTKIYYLPSSQDERISDQPRPFDVNKIHSTVDSEYHPSLRPPPRQTTKPYQVVQPDGPSFSSQGNLLSWEKWTMRVGFNYREGLTLHDIRYDGRSLFYRLALSEMFVPYGDPRSPYPRKAAFDLGSDGAGVNANNLRLGCDCLGLIKYFDAWHNTSSGEPLKLPNVVCCHEQDDGILWKHTNFRTQNAVVARSRILVLQTIITVSNYEYIFAFQFGQDASIHYEVRATGILSTCPISLTDKVPYGTIVAPGVLAPYHQHLFCLRMDPWIDDNTQNSLQVEESHPMPINDPATHNPFGVGYSTTSQIVPEESGLDLDFTKNRTFKIINEASINPITKTPVGFKLMPAYSQMLLSHPDSYHAKRSEYAEHAVWVTRYDDEEMFPAGRHTMQSLGGEGIASAIERRRNDAGVKTSVRNEDIVVWHTFGSTHNPRIEDWPVMPMDRMVVGLKPVNFFKGNPGLDVAPSTQERNRSVLVEGDTLQSSSDACCRL is encoded by the exons ATGTCTCCCATGCATCCCCTCGACCCCCTCTCCCCAGCGGAGATCACCAGAGTCGCCGCCATCGTGCGCGCCCACTTCCCCGGCGAGGCCCCGGCCTTTCGCTTCATCACTCTGAAAGAACCGGCTAAGCAGGAAATGCTGCCTTTCTTGGAGAGCGAGCACAAGGGTCTCCCAGCCACCACCCGGCCTGCGCGTCTTTCCCGTGTGCAGGTAGTACTGCGCGGCGAAAATGGTGCGAACAAGCTGATAGAGCTGCAAGTCGACCTGGACAGCAAACAAGTCGTCAAGAGTGAGCATCTCGTTGGAAGACACTCTTACATCGACCCTGAATATATGAAGCTGGTCGAGTCGGCCTGTCTTGCAGACTCGCGTGTAcaggaggagatcaagaagctgaaactGCCTGCTAGCTCTACGGTGGTCGTTGAGCCGTGGGCGTATGGCACAGACGGCGTTAATGATATGTCGGAGAGGGTTTCAATG TGCTGGTTCTATTTGCGCCTTCTTGATAACCCCGATGCCAACTACTATGCATATCCCCTGGATCTCTGCGCAGAGGTGTCTGAACAGTTGAAGGTCACCAAGATCTACTATCTGCCCTCATCTCAAGACGAGCGCATCAGCGACCAGCCCCGACCGTTTGATGTCAACAAGATCCACTCCACGGTGGACAGCGAGTACCATCCCAGTCTGCGGCCACCTCCTCGCCAGACCACCAAGCCCTATCAAGTTGTCCAGCCCGACGGTCCCTCGTTCAGCTCGCAGGGGAACTTGCTGTCGTGGGAGAAGTGGACGATGCGCGTAGGGTTCAACTACCGTGAAGGCCTCACACTGCACGACATCCGGTACGACGGACGCAGCCTGTTCTACCGTCTGGCCCTGTCCGAGATGTTCGTGCCCTACGGTGACCCCCGGTCTCCCTATCCCCGCAAGGCCGCCTTCGACTTGGGCAGTGATGGCGCCGGCGTCAACGCTAACAACCTCCGTCTTGGATGCGACTGCCTGGGCCTGATCAAGTACTTCGACGCCTGGCACAACACCTCGTCTGGCGAACCACTCAAACTCCCCAACGTCGTCTGCTGCCACGAACAAGATGACGGCATCCTCTGGAAACACACCAACTTCCGCACCCAaaacgccgtcgtcgcccgCTCgcgcatcctcgtcctgcAGACCATCATCACCGTCAGCAACTACGAATACATCTTCGCCTTCCAGTTCGGCCAGGACGCCTCTATCCACTACGAAGTCCGCGCAACAGGCATCCTCTCCACCTGCCCCATAAGCCTCACCGACAAAGTCCCATACGGCACCATCGTCGCCCCCGGCGTTCTAGCCCCCTACCACCAACACCTCTTCTGCCTCCGAATGGACCCCTGGATCGACGACAACACACAAAACTCCCTCCAAGTCGAAGAATCACATCCCATGCCCATCAACGACCCAGCAACCCACAACCCCTTCGGCGTCGGCTACAGCACAACATCCCAAATCGTGCCCGAAGAGTCcggcctcgacctcgacttcACCAAGAACCGCACCTTCAAAATCATCAACGAGGCCTCCATCAACCCCATCACCAAGACGCCCGTCGGGTTCAAACTTATGCCCGCATACAGCCAAATGCTTCTCTCCCACCCGGACTCCTACCACGCCAAACGCTCCGAGTACGCAGAACACGCCGTCTGGGTTACACGctacgacgacgaagagatgTTCCCAGCCGGTCGGCACACGATGCAATCTCTCGGCGGGGAGGGGATCGCCTCAGCAATTGAGCGCCGAAGAAACGACGCCGGTGTGAAGACAAGTGTGCGGAACGAGGATATCGTCGTCTGGCATACCTTTGGGTCGACTCATAACCCGCGCATCGAGGACTGGCCGGTTATGCCGATGGATAGGATGGTTGTGGGGCTTAAGCCGGTCAATTTCTTCAAGGGGAATCCCGGGCTGGATGTGGCCCCGTCTACGCAGGAGAGGAATCGGAGTGTGCTTGTTGAGGGGGATACGCTGCAGTCGTCGTCGGATGCGTGTTGTCGGTTGTAA